One region of Olleya sp. Hel_I_94 genomic DNA includes:
- a CDS encoding arsenate reductase family protein — protein sequence MIVIYHNPESSDSNACLKILETHKHDHEVIKYQDKPLDKIKLVKIINILNIKPEELIRKESKIWVENFKHLEDDGHLFNDDSLIDIMIEYQDLIERPIVINGEKAVIGKPAKRIFDIIPQQKATL from the coding sequence ATGATAGTAATATATCACAATCCTGAGTCTTCAGACTCAAACGCTTGCTTAAAAATACTTGAAACACATAAACACGATCACGAGGTCATAAAATATCAAGATAAGCCATTAGATAAAATTAAACTTGTTAAAATAATTAACATACTTAACATTAAACCTGAAGAGCTTATTAGAAAAGAAAGTAAAATTTGGGTAGAAAACTTTAAACATTTAGAAGATGATGGTCACCTGTTTAATGATGACAGCTTGATAGATATAATGATTGAGTATCAAGACCTTATTGAAAGACCAATAGTCATAAATGGCGAAAAAGCTGTAATAGGCAAACCTGCAAAACGTATTTTTGATATCATTCCGCAGCAAAAAGCAACGCTATAA
- a CDS encoding outer membrane beta-barrel family protein — translation MTKKIISFCVLILCLNLALAQNNDQKMVTIKGKILEKDTNAPLEYATVVFKNTTNPADLSGGITDASGNYSIEIKSGTYNVSFEYIGFKTEVLPNKSITDNQTFKTQYLSIDAEALDEIEIIAEKTTVEIRLDKKIYNVGKDLTVRGGTVSDVLDNVPSVSVDVEGNVALRGNDNVRILINGKPSGLVGLNSTDALRQLPAESIEKVEVITSPSARYESEGTAGILNIILKRSKLEGLNGAITTNVGYNPSAGINGNINYRTGDINIFNTTGYSYREAPGNSFTSTQYKSTGNFLDETNTFDRIRKGLTTNFGVEWYVNDSASLTTSVLYRDSDDENSTTNLLEQFDTNRNLLSTTVRLDPEFEEDKTIQYALNFQKNYSDSGHVLTFDFQYEDSSENENSLVQVDNVISERVATLEDQQQILLQTDYVLPIGENSQFEAGYRGNFNTTSTDFQVELLDSDTNQFELSTDLTNLLNFKEYLNAVYTQYGTKINKFSFLLGLRLENTQLTIDQPTTGDYNKRNFTGLFPTVNLNYEFSDRENLTLGYARRLRRPRGFFLNPFPSRSSVTNYFQGNPSLNPSYSGQFDLGYLKRFGKFTFNSSLYYAHATDVFNFVSFDTGDTAIVNGESLPIIQRTPINLATEDRYGFEFTLTYNPSRNWRVNGNFNFFQNDTKGTTPNGLSLDNTNNSWFARINNKYTLPGEIDWQTNLNYRGPSEDAQTKSEGIFTTTMAFSKDLFGDSASIAFNVNDLFNSRKRQQNTTTPTFDAYSEYQWRERSFNLAFTYRFNQKKKRVERGSYGGDDDFEG, via the coding sequence ATGACTAAAAAAATTATTTCATTTTGCGTATTAATTTTATGCCTGAATCTTGCGTTGGCACAAAATAATGATCAAAAAATGGTAACCATTAAAGGAAAAATACTTGAAAAAGATACCAATGCACCTTTAGAGTATGCCACTGTAGTATTTAAAAACACAACTAATCCTGCAGATCTTTCTGGAGGTATTACTGATGCTTCTGGTAATTATTCAATCGAAATTAAATCAGGAACCTACAATGTTAGTTTTGAGTATATTGGTTTTAAAACCGAAGTTTTACCAAACAAATCCATAACAGATAATCAAACCTTTAAAACGCAATACTTATCTATTGATGCTGAAGCTTTAGATGAAATTGAAATTATTGCTGAAAAGACAACAGTTGAAATTAGACTGGATAAAAAAATATACAACGTAGGAAAAGATTTAACTGTACGTGGTGGAACTGTAAGTGATGTTTTAGACAACGTACCATCAGTATCTGTTGATGTTGAAGGTAATGTTGCTTTACGCGGAAATGATAACGTACGTATCCTTATTAACGGTAAGCCATCAGGATTAGTTGGATTAAATTCTACCGATGCATTAAGACAATTACCAGCTGAATCTATTGAAAAAGTTGAAGTTATTACTTCGCCTTCTGCTAGATATGAATCCGAAGGAACAGCAGGTATACTTAATATCATATTAAAAAGAAGTAAGTTAGAAGGATTAAATGGTGCCATCACAACTAATGTTGGTTACAATCCTTCAGCAGGAATTAATGGAAACATAAATTACAGAACTGGAGATATTAATATCTTTAATACTACTGGTTACAGCTATAGAGAAGCTCCAGGAAACTCGTTTACATCAACACAATACAAATCAACTGGAAATTTTTTAGACGAAACAAATACTTTTGATCGTATTAGAAAAGGACTTACTACTAATTTTGGTGTAGAATGGTATGTAAACGATTCTGCTTCATTAACAACATCTGTTTTGTACAGAGATAGTGATGATGAAAACAGCACGACCAACCTATTAGAACAATTTGACACAAACCGAAACTTGCTGTCTACAACCGTTAGATTAGATCCAGAGTTTGAAGAAGACAAAACAATACAATACGCTTTAAATTTTCAAAAAAATTATAGCGATAGTGGACACGTTTTAACTTTTGATTTTCAATATGAAGATAGCTCAGAAAACGAAAACTCATTAGTACAAGTAGATAACGTAATATCAGAACGTGTTGCAACTTTAGAAGATCAACAACAAATTTTACTGCAAACAGATTACGTTTTACCTATTGGTGAAAATAGCCAATTTGAAGCAGGTTATAGAGGTAATTTTAACACCACATCTACAGACTTTCAAGTAGAATTATTGGATTCAGACACTAATCAATTTGAATTAAGCACAGATCTTACTAATCTTTTAAACTTTAAAGAATATCTTAATGCTGTATACACGCAATATGGTACAAAAATTAATAAATTTTCATTTTTATTAGGTCTTCGTTTAGAAAACACACAGTTAACTATTGATCAACCTACAACAGGAGATTACAACAAAAGAAACTTTACAGGATTATTCCCTACCGTTAATCTTAATTACGAGTTTAGTGATAGAGAAAATTTAACTTTAGGTTATGCAAGACGTTTAAGACGTCCTCGTGGATTTTTCTTAAATCCTTTTCCTTCTAGATCAAGTGTAACTAATTATTTTCAAGGTAATCCTAGTTTAAACCCAAGTTACTCTGGTCAATTTGACTTAGGTTACTTAAAACGTTTTGGAAAATTTACATTTAACTCGTCATTATATTATGCACACGCTACAGATGTATTTAATTTTGTAAGTTTTGATACAGGAGATACTGCTATAGTAAATGGAGAGTCGTTACCAATCATACAACGTACACCTATTAATTTAGCAACAGAAGACAGGTATGGTTTTGAGTTTACACTAACTTACAACCCATCTAGAAATTGGAGAGTTAATGGTAACTTTAACTTTTTTCAAAACGACACAAAAGGAACAACTCCAAACGGATTATCTTTAGACAACACAAACAACAGCTGGTTTGCACGTATTAATAATAAATATACATTACCAGGAGAAATTGATTGGCAAACTAATTTAAATTATAGAGGTCCAAGTGAAGATGCCCAAACTAAATCTGAAGGTATATTTACAACAACTATGGCTTTTAGTAAAGATTTATTTGGAGATAGTGCTTCAATAGCCTTTAACGTTAATGATTTATTTAATAGTAGAAAACGTCAACAAAACACTACTACTCCAACTTTTGATGCTTACAGCGAGTACCAATGGAGAGAGCGTAGTTTTAACTTAGCCTTTACATACAGATTTAACCAGAAGAAAAAACGTGTAGAACGTGGAAGCTATGGTGGAGACGATGATTTTGAAGGATAG
- a CDS encoding VOC family protein produces the protein METIKIYPKSFSHVGITVPDIKEAVKFYSEVMGWYVIMEPSIVKKEKETAIGQMCIDVFGDDWSTFEIAHLATSDGIGIELFSFPNGVKEATEFSPFNTGLFHFCVQDPNIEALVEKIVAYGGKQRMPIRAYYPEDKPFKMCYVEDPFGIVFEVYTHSYELTYSSGAYAK, from the coding sequence ATGGAAACAATAAAAATTTATCCAAAATCATTTTCTCATGTAGGCATAACGGTTCCTGATATTAAGGAAGCTGTTAAATTTTATTCTGAAGTTATGGGATGGTATGTAATTATGGAACCGTCTATTGTTAAAAAAGAAAAGGAAACAGCAATAGGGCAGATGTGTATAGATGTTTTTGGAGATGATTGGTCTACTTTTGAAATTGCACATTTAGCTACGTCTGATGGAATAGGAATAGAATTATTTTCTTTTCCAAATGGTGTAAAGGAAGCTACAGAATTTAGTCCTTTTAATACTGGTTTATTTCACTTTTGCGTTCAGGACCCAAATATTGAAGCGCTAGTTGAAAAAATTGTGGCGTATGGAGGAAAACAAAGAATGCCAATTAGAGCCTATTATCCAGAAGACAAACCATTTAAAATGTGCTACGTTGAAGATCCATTTGGTATTGTGTTTGAAGTGTACACACACAGTTACGAATTAACTTACTCATCAGGTGCATACGCTAAGTAA
- a CDS encoding winged helix-turn-helix transcriptional regulator — protein sequence MKCPLNYTMGLIGTKWKPLILFHLLDGGLRSGMLQRKIEGISNKMFTQTVRELEKDGLIIRTVFPVVPPKVEYKLSKRGQSLESILKSMDTWGLEDCKHVV from the coding sequence ATGAAATGTCCTTTAAATTATACCATGGGTTTGATTGGTACTAAATGGAAACCCTTAATATTGTTTCACTTATTAGATGGTGGTTTACGTTCTGGAATGTTACAACGTAAAATTGAAGGCATCTCTAACAAAATGTTTACTCAAACGGTTAGAGAGTTGGAAAAAGATGGCTTAATAATACGTACCGTTTTTCCTGTTGTTCCTCCTAAAGTAGAGTATAAACTTAGTAAACGCGGACAATCATTAGAGTCTATTTTAAAAAGTATGGATACTTGGGGTTTAGAAGATTGTAAACACGTCGTGTAA
- the fumC gene encoding class II fumarate hydratase, translated as MEYRIEKDTMGEVKVPADKLWGAQTERSRNNFKIGNVASMPLEVVYGFAYLKKAAAYTNCELGVLPIEKRDLIAKVCDEILNGQHDDQFPLVIWQTGSGTQSNMNVNEVIANRAHQIAGKTIGEGEKTIQPNDDVNKSQSSNDTFPTGMHIAAYTKIVKTTIPGVKQLRDTLKKKSETFKNVVKIGRTHLMDATPLTLGQEFSGYVSQLDHGLKALENTLPHLSEIALGGTAVGTGLNTPKGYSKRVAEYIAEFTGQPFITAPNKFEALAAHDAIVESHGALKQLAVSLNKIANDIRMMASGPRSGIGEIIIPANEPGSSIMPGKVNPTQCEALTMVCAQVMGNDVAITVGGTQGHYELNVFKPMMAANILQSAQLIGDACVSFDVNCAAGIEPNHEVIKELLNNSLMLVTALNTKIGYYKAAEIANTAHKNGTTLKVEAVNLGYVTAEDYDEWVKPEDMVGALK; from the coding sequence ATGGAATATAGAATAGAAAAAGATACCATGGGCGAAGTTAAAGTACCTGCAGATAAGCTTTGGGGTGCACAAACAGAACGTTCTAGAAATAATTTTAAAATTGGTAACGTAGCCTCTATGCCTTTAGAAGTGGTATATGGTTTTGCGTATCTTAAAAAAGCTGCTGCTTATACCAACTGCGAACTTGGCGTTTTACCAATTGAAAAAAGAGATCTTATAGCTAAAGTTTGTGATGAGATTTTAAATGGTCAACATGATGATCAATTTCCTTTAGTAATATGGCAAACTGGTTCTGGAACGCAATCTAACATGAATGTTAATGAGGTGATTGCAAATAGAGCACACCAAATTGCAGGAAAAACTATTGGAGAAGGCGAAAAGACTATCCAACCTAATGATGATGTAAATAAATCGCAATCGTCAAATGATACGTTTCCAACAGGAATGCATATTGCTGCATATACTAAGATTGTAAAAACAACAATTCCAGGTGTAAAACAATTGCGTGATACTTTAAAAAAGAAATCAGAAACTTTTAAAAACGTTGTAAAGATAGGTCGTACCCATTTAATGGATGCAACACCTTTAACTTTAGGTCAAGAATTTTCTGGTTATGTCTCTCAATTAGACCATGGATTAAAAGCTTTAGAAAACACATTGCCTCATTTAAGCGAAATAGCTTTAGGTGGTACTGCTGTTGGAACAGGTTTAAATACACCTAAAGGGTATTCTAAACGTGTAGCAGAATATATTGCAGAATTTACTGGACAACCATTTATAACTGCTCCTAATAAGTTTGAAGCATTAGCAGCACATGATGCAATTGTAGAAAGTCATGGTGCTTTAAAGCAATTAGCTGTATCATTAAACAAAATTGCTAATGATATACGTATGATGGCTTCGGGACCAAGATCCGGAATTGGCGAAATTATTATTCCAGCAAATGAACCAGGAAGTTCTATCATGCCAGGAAAAGTAAATCCAACACAATGCGAAGCGTTAACAATGGTCTGTGCACAAGTAATGGGTAACGATGTTGCTATTACTGTTGGTGGTACACAAGGACATTACGAATTGAATGTATTTAAACCAATGATGGCTGCAAATATTTTACAATCTGCGCAATTAATTGGTGATGCTTGTGTTAGTTTTGATGTAAACTGTGCAGCAGGAATAGAGCCTAACCATGAAGTTATTAAAGAATTACTAAACAACTCATTAATGTTAGTAACTGCTTTAAATACTAAAATTGGATATTATAAAGCTGCTGAAATTGCTAATACAGCGCATAAAAATGGAACAACTTTAAAAGTAGAAGCTGTTAACTTAGGCTATGTAACTGCTGAAGATTATGACGAGTGGGTTAAACCAGAAGACATGGTTGGTGCTTTAAAATAG
- a CDS encoding Crp/Fnr family transcriptional regulator: MVAEKPMYYNEIKSYITSFYPISEASFNLVYEIAHIKQVKSGTVLVNIGDVPNKIYMINKGVMRSYVRLENGKEVTKSIFVPRIILASFRALINQTPSECIYESLTDCEIYEVDYFKYKALCETNAEVLGFHAKFLEQLLCQNDAKHIELLTMNAKQRYLKLRKVIPNIDNLIPQYQIAKFLSITPVQLSRIRAKL; encoded by the coding sequence ATGGTAGCTGAAAAGCCAATGTATTACAATGAAATTAAATCTTATATAACATCATTTTATCCAATATCCGAAGCGTCTTTTAATTTGGTTTATGAAATTGCTCATATTAAGCAAGTTAAATCAGGAACTGTTTTAGTAAATATAGGAGACGTTCCTAATAAAATATATATGATAAATAAAGGGGTTATGCGCTCCTATGTTAGATTAGAAAATGGGAAAGAGGTAACAAAATCAATTTTTGTACCTAGAATCATTTTAGCGTCATTTCGTGCGTTAATAAATCAAACGCCTTCTGAGTGTATTTACGAGTCTTTAACCGACTGCGAAATTTACGAGGTTGATTACTTTAAGTATAAAGCACTTTGTGAAACTAATGCAGAGGTACTTGGCTTTCATGCTAAGTTTTTAGAACAATTATTGTGTCAGAATGATGCTAAACATATTGAGCTACTAACAATGAATGCGAAGCAGCGTTATTTAAAATTAAGAAAAGTTATACCAAATATAGATAATTTAATACCTCAATATCAAATTGCAAAATTTTTAAGTATCACTCCAGTGCAATTAAGTAGGATTAGAGCAAAACTATAG
- the hutI gene encoding imidazolonepropionase, which yields MTILITNIKELLQVRDETILKVSGLQMKELPTIKNAYLLIDNDTIVDYGEMSVVTGINADQIIDASGKLVLPTWCDSHTHIVYAGDRSQEFVDRINGLSYEDIANRGGGILNSAKTLQETSEDDLYNQSVARLKAVMSLGTGAIEIKSGYGLTPEAEFKMLRVIKRLKKDFPIKVKATFLGAHALPLAFKNNKQGYLDQIINDMLPQIAKENLAQYIDVFCEKGYFDLDDTAQILKAGQDYNLIPKIHVNQFNAFGGIALAVKHNAISVDHLEELNNEDINALKDSNTMPVALPSCSYFLSIPYTPGRQLIDAGLPLALATDYNPGSTPSGNMNFVVSTACIKMRLTPEEAINAATLNGAYAMGISNQYGSITKGKKANVIITKPISSYNYLPYAFGDNHIETVIINGEII from the coding sequence ATGACCATACTTATTACAAATATCAAGGAATTACTTCAAGTAAGAGATGAAACTATTTTAAAAGTTTCTGGTTTACAAATGAAGGAATTACCAACTATAAAAAACGCTTACTTATTAATTGATAATGACACAATCGTAGATTATGGAGAGATGTCTGTCGTTACAGGTATAAATGCGGACCAAATTATTGATGCGTCAGGTAAATTGGTATTACCTACTTGGTGTGACTCGCATACACATATTGTGTACGCTGGCGACAGATCTCAAGAGTTTGTAGACCGTATTAATGGTTTAAGTTATGAAGATATAGCTAATCGTGGAGGTGGTATTTTAAATAGCGCTAAAACACTGCAGGAAACTAGTGAAGATGACCTGTATAACCAATCTGTTGCACGACTTAAAGCTGTTATGAGTTTGGGTACAGGTGCAATCGAAATAAAATCAGGTTATGGTCTAACTCCTGAAGCAGAATTTAAAATGCTACGTGTTATAAAAAGACTTAAAAAAGATTTTCCAATAAAAGTTAAAGCTACCTTTTTAGGTGCTCATGCATTACCATTAGCGTTTAAAAATAATAAACAAGGTTATTTAGATCAGATAATTAATGACATGTTACCTCAAATTGCTAAAGAAAATTTAGCCCAATATATTGATGTATTTTGCGAAAAGGGATATTTTGATTTAGACGATACAGCACAAATACTTAAGGCAGGACAAGACTATAATTTAATTCCTAAAATACACGTTAATCAATTTAATGCTTTTGGAGGTATTGCTTTAGCTGTAAAACACAATGCCATAAGTGTTGATCATTTAGAAGAATTAAATAACGAAGACATTAATGCTTTAAAAGACAGTAATACAATGCCAGTTGCGTTACCTTCTTGCTCTTACTTTTTAAGTATACCATACACACCAGGAAGACAATTAATTGATGCTGGACTACCTTTAGCTTTAGCAACAGATTATAATCCTGGCTCAACACCTTCTGGAAATATGAATTTTGTTGTAAGTACTGCATGTATAAAAATGAGGTTAACACCTGAAGAAGCCATTAATGCTGCAACACTAAATGGTGCTTATGCAATGGGAATATCAAATCAATATGGTAGTATTACCAAAGGAAAAAAAGCTAATGTAATAATTACTAAACCTATATCTAGCTATAATTATTTACCCTATGCTTTTGGTGATAACCATATAGAAACAGTAATAATTAATGGTGAAATAATCTAG
- a CDS encoding chromosome partitioning protein ParA, translating into MANKTASTGLKVALGIALALFIGTGIYTSTLYKDKQQTEQQLTQEKNDVLNDLNTMVAKYDVALSESQVTNQNLVEARERIQSLIDSLKVSENNVSSLWKYKKKYLALQDEMDVLLSENDRLKVENMHLATTLDSTNVRYEESRMFNDSLVVQNTALAEVVENAAVLTTANLKGFGVIERNNGKLIPTERAGRSDKIRVCYTVAKNKLVQSGDKELYVQVIDPKNNILGVNQQIKFGEQTLNYSIISKFNYENGNLDICEFIVNSTDDDFEKGRYQVNVFNSNELVSSSEFTLR; encoded by the coding sequence ATGGCAAATAAAACAGCAAGTACAGGTTTGAAGGTTGCATTAGGTATAGCCTTAGCTTTATTTATCGGAACCGGAATTTATACATCGACTTTGTATAAAGACAAGCAACAAACTGAGCAGCAATTAACACAAGAAAAAAATGACGTTTTAAACGACTTAAATACAATGGTAGCTAAATATGATGTCGCTTTAAGCGAAAGTCAAGTGACTAATCAAAATTTAGTAGAAGCTAGAGAGCGTATTCAAAGTTTAATAGACTCGTTAAAAGTATCTGAAAACAACGTTAGTAGTTTATGGAAATACAAAAAGAAGTATTTAGCATTACAAGATGAAATGGATGTTTTATTATCTGAAAACGATAGATTAAAAGTAGAAAACATGCATTTAGCGACTACTTTAGATAGTACTAATGTTAGATATGAAGAAAGTAGAATGTTTAATGATTCTCTAGTTGTACAAAATACAGCGCTTGCAGAAGTAGTAGAAAATGCTGCAGTTTTAACAACAGCAAACTTAAAGGGATTTGGAGTTATTGAACGTAATAATGGTAAACTTATTCCAACAGAAAGAGCAGGAAGAAGTGATAAAATTAGAGTATGCTACACAGTTGCTAAAAATAAATTAGTACAGTCAGGAGATAAAGAATTGTATGTACAAGTTATAGATCCTAAAAACAATATATTAGGTGTAAATCAACAAATTAAGTTTGGTGAACAAACACTTAATTATAGTATTATTAGTAAGTTTAATTACGAAAATGGAAATCTAGATATCTGTGAATTTATAGTAAATAGTACAGATGATGATTTTGAAAAAGGACGTTACCAAGTAAACGTTTTTAACTCAAACGAATTGGTTTCAAGCTCTGAGTTTACACTTAGATAA
- a CDS encoding formimidoylglutamase: MDKLVLFDNSIINNLLNTRLGETKFGEHTNTLTSVSNIYDSLKPLDVKYVIFGIPEAIGVFANLGKSGTSTAWDATIKVLLNIQSNAFTNAKNVLILGHLDFTEEQKQLSKLNQDDPKHISKARKLVAQMDTHVVDLVSNIVKAGKIPIAIGGGHNNAYGMIKGTSLALKQPINSINFDAHADFRALEGRHSGNGFSYAYAEGFLKRYFAFGLHENYTSSQVFTQFKDNKHLDFNTYEALAVRQNSKFKKELRRAKKHVNTTHFGIEIDCDAIINTPSSAQTSSGFSAEKTRQFLHYFAALDNVKYLHICEAVAKNKKATQVGKLISYLITDFIRSNSNKND, from the coding sequence ATGGATAAATTAGTTTTATTTGATAACTCAATTATAAATAATCTACTAAATACTCGTCTTGGCGAAACTAAATTTGGAGAACATACTAACACGTTAACCAGCGTTTCAAATATATACGATTCTCTTAAACCTTTGGACGTCAAGTACGTTATTTTTGGTATACCAGAAGCTATTGGTGTATTTGCAAATCTAGGTAAATCAGGCACTTCAACCGCTTGGGATGCTACAATTAAAGTTTTGTTAAATATCCAAAGTAATGCTTTTACTAATGCCAAAAATGTTTTGATCCTAGGCCATTTAGACTTTACCGAAGAGCAAAAACAGCTTTCTAAATTAAATCAAGATGATCCTAAGCATATCTCTAAAGCCAGAAAATTAGTGGCTCAAATGGATACACATGTTGTAGATTTAGTGTCCAATATTGTAAAAGCAGGTAAAATACCCATCGCAATTGGTGGTGGACACAATAATGCTTATGGAATGATAAAAGGTACAAGCCTAGCTTTAAAACAACCCATAAATAGTATTAATTTTGATGCACATGCAGATTTTAGAGCATTAGAAGGAAGACATAGTGGTAATGGTTTTAGTTACGCTTACGCTGAAGGTTTTTTAAAACGCTATTTTGCATTTGGGTTACACGAAAATTACACATCGTCACAAGTATTTACTCAATTTAAAGACAATAAACATTTAGATTTTAATACTTATGAAGCGCTAGCTGTCAGACAAAATTCAAAATTTAAAAAAGAATTACGACGTGCCAAAAAACATGTAAATACAACCCATTTTGGAATTGAAATAGATTGCGATGCAATTATAAACACTCCTAGTAGTGCGCAAACATCTAGTGGCTTTTCAGCAGAAAAAACAAGACAATTTTTACATTATTTTGCAGCACTTGACAATGTTAAATATTTACATATCTGTGAAGCTGTAGCTAAAAATAAAAAGGCCACACAAGTTGGTAAACTAATTAGCTATTTAATTACAGATTTTATACGCTCAAACTCTAATAAAAATGACTAA
- a CDS encoding GNAT family N-acetyltransferase, with the protein MKPTINIIPFDKKYAKDFYVLNREWLEQYFYVEPFDEEVLSKPDQYIIDKGGYIFFAKFEDQIVGTYAFMPLKNEAGFELTKMAVSPSLRGHKIGQQLLEHCINFAKAKKFERLLLYSNRKLENAIYLYHKFGFKEVVLEKNTPYKRANIKMEFDLKE; encoded by the coding sequence ATGAAACCTACTATTAACATTATCCCTTTTGATAAAAAATACGCCAAGGATTTTTACGTACTAAACAGAGAATGGTTAGAACAATATTTTTATGTTGAACCTTTTGACGAAGAGGTTTTAAGCAAACCTGACCAATACATCATTGATAAAGGTGGTTATATATTTTTTGCCAAATTTGAAGATCAAATTGTTGGTACCTATGCCTTCATGCCCTTAAAAAATGAAGCTGGTTTTGAATTAACAAAAATGGCTGTATCACCAAGTTTAAGAGGTCATAAAATTGGTCAACAATTACTAGAGCATTGTATTAATTTTGCTAAAGCCAAAAAGTTTGAAAGACTTCTACTCTACTCTAATCGTAAATTAGAAAATGCTATATATTTATATCATAAGTTTGGTTTTAAAGAAGTCGTGTTAGAAAAAAATACACCATATAAACGTGCTAATATAAAAATGGAATTTGACCTAAAGGAATAA